From Thermus albus, one genomic window encodes:
- a CDS encoding EpsG family protein, protein MEDYLGLVYLFGLLWSVSLLFFTERYWTNRRSLFVIGMIPLGIILAFRYSGTDTYQYETLLWYSYLSGQPTGMEPGFDLLARWLTNLWGSPLAALRAIGVIFVGALTVFLWRSDPKERFFLLAFFIPVFFFQYGMNAIRAGLAVASLLLAWQSLRRNHWASAIAFGFLGPFFHLTILVPVTVLLFVESLRIGRRGWIIWVTIGLINAVLLLWHWDYVQAKLDFYFGNKLSTIHTVYSPQVPGMSRTAMALVLLIGLTTLPLSWGLKIFSWLTLGIPTLFFQILAYYSAWVGIRFVELMVVTLPLFTLRLLDLEHMSPFRTKSFFLALSIAAIIGSAFNYKNFVQDYNGRLTGSLTPFLPYRTVLHHQPCPPSYYFPWALPWKCPLLDLDNLGGVSQPIPR, encoded by the coding sequence ATGGAAGACTACCTCGGGCTTGTCTATCTGTTCGGGCTTTTATGGAGCGTTAGCCTACTCTTCTTTACAGAGAGATACTGGACGAACAGGAGAAGCCTATTCGTGATCGGCATGATCCCTCTAGGTATCATATTGGCATTCCGCTACAGCGGCACCGACACATATCAGTACGAAACTTTACTCTGGTACAGCTACCTATCGGGCCAACCTACAGGGATGGAACCTGGCTTTGACCTCTTAGCGAGGTGGCTAACCAACCTCTGGGGCTCTCCCCTTGCAGCCTTAAGAGCTATTGGCGTGATCTTTGTGGGAGCCTTAACCGTCTTCCTCTGGCGAAGCGATCCGAAGGAACGATTTTTTCTTTTAGCCTTTTTCATCCCTGTCTTCTTTTTCCAGTACGGGATGAACGCCATAAGGGCCGGCCTGGCCGTCGCCTCTTTGCTCCTGGCCTGGCAGTCCCTGCGCAGAAATCACTGGGCTTCGGCTATAGCTTTTGGATTTCTAGGCCCTTTTTTTCACCTGACCATTCTGGTACCGGTTACAGTACTTCTCTTTGTAGAAAGCCTCCGGATTGGCCGCAGGGGGTGGATTATTTGGGTGACCATAGGCCTTATTAATGCCGTGTTGCTCCTTTGGCACTGGGATTACGTACAGGCTAAACTGGACTTCTACTTCGGAAACAAATTGTCTACCATTCACACGGTGTACTCCCCCCAAGTCCCAGGAATGTCTCGAACAGCGATGGCGCTTGTGCTCTTGATAGGACTAACCACCCTCCCGCTTTCCTGGGGACTGAAGATTTTTTCCTGGCTAACCCTTGGGATACCAACCCTGTTTTTTCAGATTTTAGCCTACTACAGCGCTTGGGTAGGGATAAGATTCGTGGAGCTCATGGTAGTTACTCTGCCCCTCTTCACCCTTCGTCTTCTAGATCTGGAACATATGAGCCCATTTCGCACCAAAAGTTTCTTCCTGGCACTCAGTATAGCCGCCATTATTGGATCTGCCTTCAACTATAAAAATTTTGTCCAAGACTATAATGGCCGACTTACAGGATCCCTTACTCCTTTTTTACCCTACAGAACAGTGCTACACCACCAGCCGTGTCCTCCCTCTTACTACTTTCCTTGGGCTCTACCGTGGAAATGCCCTCTGCTAGATTTGGATAACCTTGGGGGTGTCAGCCAACCCATACCGAGATGA
- a CDS encoding oligosaccharide flippase family protein: protein MGSSFSRLVLFLYFLHGLNQALGFVTVPYLARTLGPEVYGQVAFAQGLVSYLLVLVNYSFELSASRKVATIDNPEQVTENIGRVVVAQGFLAALGFGLLLGLYPVPSVQRTWHLLLPFYGLVIAQAFSLNWLFWGRGLVLLPLLLEMGQRLLTIVALFLWVRGPEGGFVYALIASTTALVTSGASWLIAVRFYMGGSPNFIRRLLPRWASVSLTLREGWWLFLAQLGSTLTMGGNAFLLGLYTTPIQVAQYAAAEKLVITVSALLNPLFRAFYPRFLRKEQPSPLALGRKALIAFFLLGVILSLGLFLMASPLVRIVFGPGYEEASSLVRILAFWIALTALSTVWGGLFLVPLGLDRFQTLFVLLGGMFHLTLVFLLAPSLAGIGIAFSLLASASLTAFGQALFLWQKTGIPPFMGIIRGGKTKE, encoded by the coding sequence ATGGGATCTTCTTTCTCGCGACTCGTCTTGTTCCTCTATTTCCTCCATGGTTTGAACCAGGCTTTAGGCTTCGTTACGGTACCTTATCTAGCTAGAACCTTGGGTCCGGAGGTTTATGGGCAGGTAGCCTTCGCTCAAGGGCTAGTTTCCTACCTGCTCGTTCTCGTAAACTATAGTTTTGAGCTATCGGCTTCTCGTAAAGTAGCCACCATAGACAATCCAGAACAGGTCACGGAAAACATCGGTAGGGTAGTGGTGGCGCAGGGTTTCCTAGCTGCCCTTGGCTTCGGCCTGCTGCTGGGGCTCTATCCTGTACCTTCGGTTCAAAGGACTTGGCACCTGCTCCTTCCATTCTATGGATTAGTAATTGCCCAGGCCTTCAGTTTGAATTGGCTCTTTTGGGGCAGAGGCTTGGTTTTACTTCCGCTTCTCTTAGAGATGGGGCAACGTTTGCTTACGATTGTCGCACTTTTTCTTTGGGTGCGAGGACCAGAAGGAGGGTTCGTCTACGCCTTGATCGCAAGCACCACCGCGCTCGTAACTTCGGGTGCAAGTTGGCTCATCGCAGTGCGCTTCTACATGGGTGGGTCACCCAACTTTATCCGCAGGCTCCTTCCACGCTGGGCCTCGGTTTCCCTTACTCTAAGAGAGGGGTGGTGGCTTTTTTTAGCGCAGCTAGGGTCTACTCTCACCATGGGGGGAAATGCCTTTTTACTCGGCCTATATACAACTCCAATCCAAGTAGCCCAGTATGCCGCGGCAGAAAAGCTGGTGATCACTGTAAGTGCCCTCCTCAATCCCCTGTTTCGCGCCTTCTATCCCCGCTTTCTGAGGAAGGAACAGCCCTCCCCCTTAGCGTTAGGGAGAAAAGCCCTTATAGCCTTTTTCTTGCTAGGGGTTATCCTAAGTCTAGGCCTTTTTCTCATGGCTTCCCCCTTGGTACGTATCGTCTTCGGCCCAGGTTACGAAGAGGCCTCTTCGCTGGTGCGTATTCTAGCCTTCTGGATCGCCCTTACTGCCTTAAGCACCGTATGGGGAGGCTTGTTCCTCGTGCCCTTGGGTCTGGATCGTTTCCAAACCCTGTTTGTCTTATTGGGTGGGATGTTTCACCTTACCTTAGTGTTCCTTTTGGCCCCGTCTCTCGCAGGTATCGGTATCGCCTTTTCTCTACTGGCCTCCGCCAGTCTCACTGCTTTCGGGCAAGCCCTCTTCCTTTGGCAAAAGACAGGCATTCCGCCCTTTATGGGAATCATACGGGGAGGAAAGACCAAGGAGTAA
- a CDS encoding sugar transferase, with protein sequence MGGGLPLPWLTGLLLLLSDLLALGLSISTALALRAYTGGTIDPELYLRLLPAFSVFPLLFSAFGLYPALGLHPALELKRLWTATALGFLLLLAGAFLSKTGPLYSRFSFLLAFLLALLLLPLLRALLRHLYSPRDWWGGGLLVAGDGERLREVLDGARRLGLKPAPLGPWTYGVLMEEIPDPNALPPFPRVFLPLSALSRWRGGVLWAEVRDFGGVGVLEVRQNLFLPHNLRLKRALDLVGGTLLLIPFLLLLPPIALLLWLEDGGGPFYRHRRVREGGKEFFLLKFRTMRQDGEKVLRELLAKDPAAQAEWEHNQKLRNDPRILSIGRFLRRYSLDEIPQAVNILRGEMSLVGPRPVTVVELERYGNHAQLYLKVKPGLTGLWQVSGRNHLSYEQRVELDRYYVQNWSVWLDLYILARTLWAVLKKHGAW encoded by the coding sequence ATGGGAGGCGGCCTACCCCTTCCCTGGCTTACGGGCCTTCTCCTCCTCCTCTCGGACCTTCTGGCCCTCGGCCTCTCCATCTCCACCGCCTTGGCCCTAAGGGCCTACACAGGGGGGACCATAGACCCGGAACTCTACCTCCGCCTCCTCCCCGCCTTCTCCGTCTTCCCCCTCCTCTTTAGCGCCTTTGGCCTCTACCCCGCCTTGGGCCTCCACCCGGCCCTGGAGCTTAAGAGGCTTTGGACCGCCACCGCCTTGGGCTTCCTCCTCCTCTTGGCGGGGGCCTTCCTCTCCAAGACGGGCCCCCTCTACTCCCGGTTTTCCTTCCTTTTGGCCTTTCTCCTAGCCCTCCTCCTCCTTCCCCTCCTAAGGGCCCTCCTACGCCACCTCTATTCCCCTAGGGACTGGTGGGGGGGTGGGCTTCTGGTGGCAGGGGATGGGGAGCGCTTGCGGGAGGTCCTGGATGGCGCTAGGCGCCTTGGGCTGAAGCCCGCCCCCCTAGGCCCTTGGACCTATGGGGTGCTGATGGAGGAGATCCCCGACCCCAACGCCCTCCCCCCTTTCCCCAGGGTCTTCCTCCCCCTTTCCGCCCTCTCCCGCTGGCGGGGAGGGGTTCTTTGGGCCGAGGTGCGGGACTTTGGCGGGGTTGGCGTTTTGGAGGTGAGGCAAAACCTCTTCCTCCCCCACAACCTGCGCCTCAAAAGGGCCTTGGACCTGGTGGGGGGAACCCTCCTCCTGATCCCCTTCCTCCTCCTCTTGCCCCCTATAGCCCTCCTCCTTTGGCTGGAAGATGGGGGAGGCCCCTTCTACCGCCACCGGAGGGTGAGGGAGGGAGGGAAGGAGTTTTTCCTCCTCAAATTCCGCACCATGCGTCAAGATGGAGAAAAGGTGCTAAGGGAACTTCTGGCCAAAGATCCCGCTGCCCAAGCGGAGTGGGAGCATAACCAAAAGCTGCGAAACGACCCCCGTATCCTGAGCATAGGGCGCTTCTTGAGGCGCTACTCCTTGGACGAGATTCCCCAGGCTGTAAACATCCTCCGGGGGGAAATGAGCCTAGTAGGCCCAAGACCCGTCACCGTGGTGGAGCTGGAGCGCTATGGTAACCATGCACAGCTTTACCTTAAGGTGAAACCAGGCCTCACTGGGCTTTGGCAGGTTTCCGGGCGGAACCACCTGTCCTACGAACAAAGGGTTGAGCTGGACCGGTACTATGTGCAGAACTGGTCGGTATGGCTGGATCTGTATATCCTAGCTAGAACCCTTTGGGCAGTCCTGAAAAAACATGGGGCTTGGTAA
- a CDS encoding O-antigen ligase family protein encodes MVSSPPRRLEKWRWLWAVFVFLYPFVVLPGVPGHGPVTLAKHFYVYLFLLAALLSGIKLSGNPSLPGLLKDLRGFLRNPLPHLKKDLPVTLLALLGLTMALATLFSPEPIVALTGSLSDYTDGLLWSWPMLVLAFLAYRHSQEDPETGLYIAKATVLSAGVLALWGLLEVLLGRGFFYSTASQNLPMATFPQKGHLSGYFVLGVGVAMGLRSPWGLVLSAMGIGLAYNRTGLLALALLIGVYGYLSIRKRMGREGLRLALAVFLGVAVGMGAVRLSEGRGGEGGGAVREVGNPGTFFTRLYYWQASLEGIAHRPLLGYGGGVFEHHWAGFLDRKTAEAFLRDEFGKGDHELLEVLSAPGVDPVFILKRPDGELEALRIYSFRAHNGYLEVALKWGLPALLLYLGLLLLGLKGLFRLSPLSFGLLGIHAFFLFWFPIPEEEGVLWALWGASLAGVPEALPKGAKPVGGGEVP; translated from the coding sequence ATGGTATCAAGCCCCCCAAGGCGGTTGGAGAAATGGCGCTGGCTATGGGCGGTCTTCGTCTTCCTCTACCCCTTTGTGGTCCTCCCCGGGGTCCCGGGGCACGGCCCCGTCACCCTTGCCAAGCACTTCTATGTCTACCTCTTCCTGCTGGCTGCCCTCCTTTCTGGAATAAAGCTTTCTGGCAATCCCAGCCTTCCTGGGCTCCTTAAGGACCTAAGGGGTTTTCTCAGGAACCCCCTTCCCCACCTTAAGAAGGACCTCCCCGTCACCCTCCTCGCCCTACTGGGCCTCACCATGGCCCTGGCCACCCTCTTTTCCCCGGAGCCCATCGTGGCCCTAACGGGTTCTCTTTCGGACTACACGGATGGCCTCCTTTGGTCCTGGCCCATGCTGGTCCTGGCCTTTTTGGCCTACCGCCACAGCCAGGAGGACCCGGAAACAGGGCTTTATATTGCCAAGGCCACGGTCCTGAGCGCGGGAGTTCTGGCCCTTTGGGGGCTTTTGGAGGTCCTCCTGGGGCGGGGCTTCTTTTACTCCACGGCCTCCCAGAACCTACCGATGGCCACCTTCCCCCAGAAGGGCCACCTCTCTGGCTACTTCGTCCTGGGGGTGGGCGTGGCCATGGGCCTGAGGAGCCCGTGGGGGCTTGTCCTCTCGGCCATGGGGATAGGCCTGGCCTACAACCGGACCGGCCTTTTGGCCCTGGCCCTCCTCATAGGGGTCTACGGGTACCTCTCGATCCGCAAGAGGATGGGGCGGGAAGGGCTCCGCCTGGCCTTGGCGGTCTTCCTGGGGGTGGCCGTGGGTATGGGGGCGGTGAGGCTTTCCGAGGGGAGAGGAGGGGAGGGGGGAGGGGCCGTGCGGGAGGTGGGGAATCCCGGCACCTTTTTCACCCGCCTCTACTACTGGCAGGCCTCCTTGGAGGGTATCGCCCACCGCCCCCTTTTGGGGTATGGCGGGGGGGTTTTTGAGCACCACTGGGCGGGGTTCCTGGACCGGAAGACCGCGGAGGCCTTTTTGCGGGATGAGTTCGGTAAGGGGGACCATGAGCTCTTGGAGGTTCTTAGCGCCCCTGGGGTGGACCCGGTTTTCATCCTGAAGCGGCCCGATGGGGAACTGGAGGCCCTCCGCATCTACAGCTTCCGGGCCCACAACGGCTACCTGGAGGTGGCCCTGAAGTGGGGCCTTCCGGCCCTCCTCCTCTACCTGGGCCTCCTCCTCCTGGGCCTAAAGGGGCTTTTCCGGCTATCCCCCTTAAGCTTTGGGCTACTTGGGATTCACGCCTTCTTTCTCTTCTGGTTCCCCATCCCCGAGGAGGAGGGGGTGTTATGGGCCCTTTGGGGGGCCAGTTTGGCGGGGGTCCCGGAGGCCCTCCCAAAGGGAGCGAAGCCCGTGGGAGGAGGGGAAGTGCCTTAG
- a CDS encoding O-antigen ligase family protein, which produces MWRLALSGGLYLLGLYLLWQTPYHLFQEPPLSLALLGIGLLLLSVLLGVGPPPLAWAWWGFGLLSLLWSLAPGHTLVAALWEVWPLLGLAAGRWRVGVLLLLAFLLLDGLYTALALWQAGLVVYISGSHHYLLGSIALGALPLFLARTARREGLLWPQGLLLVLALYGVLISGARAVYLPLLFLLPLALLLLRKEGLGRRALLLFLLALLWVGTLEALVPGNAILNALSLKAAQTRDEAQGATGEGIGNVEARLLMARLALRMAFQHPLGMGNGTYSQVFEAFMDYPGLPGVWSRSPHNYLLETLATGGVVRFGLLLLLLWPSVRALRGRDWPWALSALGLWAPMLFDVSGYYPSYLALAFLTLGAATPTLLPSPRPLGLGGVLAASLLALLWYWPCGGYHCAQRHLFFPSYTQEALRQGSPEEASALLEEARRRYPLSPWPLLLALEGLSNGEARLEIARELALRFPYARESFYILWAKAALGAGRREEAKEALELGLRHFPSSHGLRSLWEGLRDPRQTGPPKGP; this is translated from the coding sequence ATGTGGAGGCTAGCCCTCTCCGGAGGCCTCTACCTCCTGGGCCTCTACCTTCTCTGGCAAACCCCCTACCACCTCTTCCAGGAGCCTCCCCTCTCCCTGGCCCTCCTGGGGATTGGACTTCTCCTCCTCTCCGTCCTCTTAGGGGTTGGTCCCCCTCCCCTCGCCTGGGCCTGGTGGGGCTTTGGGCTCCTTTCCCTCCTCTGGAGCTTGGCCCCAGGGCATACCCTGGTGGCCGCCCTGTGGGAGGTCTGGCCCCTTTTGGGCCTGGCGGCTGGAAGGTGGCGGGTGGGCGTATTGCTCCTCCTTGCCTTTCTCCTCCTGGACGGCCTCTACACCGCCTTGGCCCTGTGGCAGGCGGGGCTTGTCGTCTACATCTCAGGGTCCCACCACTACCTCCTGGGCTCCATAGCCTTAGGGGCCCTGCCCCTCTTCCTGGCCCGGACCGCGAGGAGGGAGGGGCTCCTTTGGCCCCAGGGTCTCCTCCTCGTCCTGGCCCTCTACGGGGTCCTCATCTCAGGAGCCAGGGCCGTTTACCTGCCCCTCCTCTTCCTCCTGCCCTTAGCCCTCCTCCTTTTGCGCAAGGAGGGCCTTGGGCGAAGGGCCCTCCTCCTCTTCCTCCTCGCCCTCCTTTGGGTGGGGACCCTGGAAGCCCTTGTCCCCGGCAACGCCATCCTCAACGCCCTAAGCCTTAAAGCGGCCCAAACCCGGGATGAAGCCCAAGGGGCCACGGGGGAGGGCATCGGCAACGTGGAGGCCCGGCTCCTCATGGCCCGCCTGGCCTTGCGGATGGCCTTCCAGCACCCCTTGGGGATGGGAAACGGCACCTACAGCCAGGTCTTCGAGGCCTTCATGGACTACCCTGGCCTCCCTGGAGTCTGGTCCCGTAGCCCCCACAACTACCTCCTGGAAACGTTGGCCACAGGGGGCGTGGTGCGGTTTGGCCTCCTCCTCCTTCTCCTCTGGCCCTCCGTGCGCGCCCTTAGGGGCCGGGACTGGCCTTGGGCCCTAAGCGCCCTTGGCCTATGGGCCCCCATGCTCTTCGATGTGAGCGGCTACTACCCAAGTTACCTGGCCCTGGCCTTTTTGACCCTAGGGGCCGCTACCCCTACCCTCCTCCCTTCCCCCAGGCCCTTGGGGCTTGGAGGGGTTTTAGCGGCAAGCCTCCTGGCCCTCCTTTGGTACTGGCCCTGCGGGGGTTACCACTGCGCCCAAAGGCACCTCTTCTTCCCCTCCTATACCCAAGAGGCCCTGCGCCAAGGGAGCCCCGAGGAGGCCTCCGCCCTCCTGGAGGAGGCCAGGAGGCGCTACCCCCTTTCCCCCTGGCCCCTCCTCTTGGCCCTGGAGGGCCTGTCGAATGGGGAAGCCCGTCTGGAAATAGCCCGGGAACTCGCCCTCCGCTTCCCCTATGCCCGGGAGAGCTTCTACATCCTCTGGGCTAAGGCCGCGCTGGGAGCGGGAAGGAGGGAGGAAGCGAAGGAAGCCCTGGAGCTAGGCCTAAGGCACTTCCCCTCCTCCCACGGGCTTCGCTCCCTTTGGGAGGGCCTCCGGGACCCCCGCCAAACTGGCCCCCCAAAGGGCCCATAA
- a CDS encoding type II secretion system protein, producing MRNAKGFTLIELLIVIAIIGILAAVLIPNLLNARKTAVNRAAQAYAQNVYKAAFAYVAENPNHTVVTSDNCKEGYSAGSYSVPNPGTGVVTECKVEDAGDNTPKVTVKSAQDETYTVP from the coding sequence ATGCGTAACGCAAAAGGCTTTACCTTGATTGAGCTCCTGATCGTCATCGCTATCATCGGCATCTTGGCAGCGGTCCTAATCCCCAACCTGCTGAACGCCAGGAAAACCGCGGTAAACCGGGCGGCCCAAGCCTACGCTCAGAACGTCTACAAGGCGGCCTTTGCCTACGTGGCGGAGAACCCCAACCACACCGTTGTCACGTCCGATAACTGCAAGGAGGGTTACTCCGCCGGATCCTACTCCGTACCTAACCCGGGCACGGGGGTTGTGACTGAATGCAAGGTGGAAGACGCCGGAGACAACACCCCCAAAGTTACGGTTAAATCCGCGCAGGACGAGACATACACAGTCCCGTAA
- a CDS encoding PulJ/GspJ family protein, whose product MKRDGFTLLEILVALAVLAIFTLALLAFTQTTISSNQIARAQAQLWEEVKDAAGYLADTLQEARAILGSANVNVNGEQCSPPNCIAALIPNPSGNLCQLKAYRLKERKDVSDDYKSPNAWADANTRMLLEYRLNNQNCSATTFSQAQWYVVLDLIDKENLQLFSLASNPLRITLNLRVKNKVGNRELYVPGRDQVYTLTIYPRNAQ is encoded by the coding sequence ATGAAGAGGGACGGTTTCACCTTGTTGGAAATCCTAGTGGCCCTTGCTGTTTTGGCCATTTTCACCCTTGCCCTCTTAGCCTTTACTCAAACTACCATCTCCAGCAATCAAATAGCTCGTGCGCAAGCGCAGCTTTGGGAAGAAGTAAAGGATGCTGCAGGGTACCTAGCCGATACCCTTCAGGAGGCCCGGGCTATATTGGGTTCAGCCAATGTAAACGTAAACGGTGAGCAATGTAGCCCTCCCAACTGCATTGCGGCGCTTATTCCAAACCCAAGCGGTAACCTTTGCCAGCTCAAGGCTTACCGCCTCAAAGAGCGTAAGGACGTTTCGGATGACTACAAATCCCCCAACGCTTGGGCGGATGCGAACACAAGGATGCTCTTGGAGTACCGCCTTAACAACCAGAACTGTTCAGCCACCACTTTTTCGCAAGCCCAATGGTATGTGGTTCTTGACCTCATTGATAAGGAGAACCTTCAGCTTTTCTCCCTTGCTTCCAACCCCCTTCGCATCACCCTGAACCTCCGTGTGAAGAACAAGGTGGGCAACCGTGAGCTGTACGTGCCAGGGAGGGACCAAGTCTATACCCTCACCATCTACCCCCGGAATGCCCAATGA
- a CDS encoding PulJ/GspJ family protein: protein MKKGFSLVEILVAVAIFGLISGLVLSSFLGIFRVNRATSAEGRAVTVAKDFFERATRNAVYSASGNAYVLTVPAPSQTAGFAVTLEAGGRFPKDSSITLSPCTQVDSTFTCTVNCTQGNQTVRCTLVTLKLTLSGGNKAYTFFREWSP from the coding sequence ATGAAAAAGGGCTTTTCTCTTGTTGAAATCTTGGTTGCCGTAGCCATCTTCGGTCTCATTAGTGGCCTCGTCCTCAGCTCTTTTCTTGGCATCTTCCGTGTGAATCGGGCCACCAGCGCTGAAGGGAGAGCCGTAACGGTGGCCAAGGACTTCTTTGAAAGAGCCACCAGGAATGCGGTTTACAGTGCTTCAGGGAACGCGTACGTTTTAACCGTGCCAGCACCCTCCCAAACTGCGGGTTTCGCAGTAACCTTAGAAGCCGGTGGGCGTTTCCCGAAGGATTCCTCCATCACCCTCAGCCCGTGCACACAGGTCGACAGCACGTTCACATGTACCGTTAACTGCACACAAGGCAATCAAACTGTTAGGTGCACCCTTGTAACCCTGAAGCTAACCCTATCTGGGGGTAACAAAGCATACACCTTTTTTCGGGAGTGGTCACCATGA
- a CDS encoding GspH/FimT family pseudopilin: protein MKRGFSLLEFLIVLGILGFLLGLTVPNYLRWRAQAQLDEVARSLAWAFQQARAEAKRTNSSRCVKVFTSSTVGWASGTNCDNLSSPTFTLSGVTITTNHSSTPVTITFYPPYGTTDAPLKKFTLKHERYTDLTRSVHVIGVTAKVVVR from the coding sequence GTGAAGAGGGGATTTTCCCTGCTGGAGTTTCTCATCGTGTTGGGAATACTGGGGTTTCTCCTGGGCCTCACCGTACCCAACTACCTCCGCTGGCGGGCCCAGGCCCAGTTGGATGAGGTGGCCCGTTCCCTGGCATGGGCCTTTCAGCAAGCGCGCGCGGAAGCGAAGCGCACCAATAGTTCTCGGTGCGTGAAGGTATTTACCTCCTCCACTGTAGGCTGGGCCTCGGGAACGAACTGTGACAACCTCTCTTCTCCAACGTTTACCCTATCGGGTGTGACCATTACCACCAATCATTCCTCTACGCCCGTCACCATAACCTTTTATCCGCCCTATGGCACGACAGACGCTCCTTTAAAGAAGTTCACCCTCAAACATGAGCGGTATACGGACTTAACACGCTCGGTTCACGTCATAGGGGTTACCGCCAAGGTGGTGGTGCGATGA
- a CDS encoding pilus assembly PilX N-terminal domain-containing protein, whose product MRKGIATPIVLIVLLVVFSGLLAATSYMALGALKGSAVERGTYQAFLVAESALDAFPVLAEANAQPNECGRVPQKYVWNSLTAIYYVNDEAVPNDGQPILYGPLRLRAEAEYANAKARVERAFRGCNFPIKINAAVSSLQQQVKISGDVEIVGEGFGNGLLPRAFPEEGLSTVSLPNGNLTVPQQGTFELALSDPTATQLIPLEGYIQILTGSGPKTYKVKGKRGNTLTLELIHVSDGDIIENGAKVALVEYGVRSLSTDGKTLHLTTVVGLVQGQKAKIILGNEAPEVTISNVDTQNKTISIEETLPSIPEGTPLAPQIVAVDTKGSIKVDGKAQVSGGTLTGSDSLLPSTGDELFMRVFGVSKTTFQNYYGITKSFNGTLNNGEIKVLQGEVHLSGNDSLCGEGILVVFGNLTVNGTCRSGFKGLIYVTGDYNQQGNAVIRGAIIAEGQVNSNCTQGGNQECRTDITGTGQEEPKVFYDPLVLAKFRSESLNLTPLSGTWRRL is encoded by the coding sequence ATGAGGAAGGGTATTGCAACGCCCATTGTGCTTATCGTGCTTTTGGTGGTCTTCTCAGGTCTTTTAGCGGCCACCAGCTACATGGCCCTGGGTGCCCTGAAAGGTAGCGCTGTGGAGCGGGGTACTTACCAAGCTTTTCTAGTAGCAGAAAGCGCTTTGGATGCTTTTCCTGTGCTAGCTGAAGCCAACGCTCAACCCAATGAATGTGGGCGGGTTCCCCAAAAGTATGTTTGGAACTCCTTAACAGCTATCTATTACGTGAACGACGAAGCTGTCCCAAATGATGGTCAACCCATTTTGTATGGCCCTCTACGCCTGAGAGCCGAAGCTGAGTACGCCAATGCCAAGGCACGGGTAGAGAGAGCCTTCCGGGGATGCAACTTTCCCATAAAGATCAACGCAGCTGTAAGCTCTCTCCAGCAACAAGTGAAAATCTCGGGTGACGTTGAAATCGTAGGAGAAGGCTTCGGTAACGGCCTGCTACCTCGCGCATTCCCTGAAGAAGGGCTTTCCACAGTGTCCTTACCTAACGGGAATTTAACGGTACCCCAACAGGGAACATTTGAGCTGGCTCTATCAGACCCCACAGCCACCCAACTGATACCGCTAGAGGGCTACATCCAAATCCTCACCGGTTCCGGTCCCAAGACTTACAAAGTAAAAGGCAAAAGGGGCAATACGCTTACTTTAGAGCTCATCCACGTTAGTGATGGTGACATCATAGAAAACGGGGCCAAAGTGGCGTTGGTGGAATACGGGGTGCGGTCGCTGTCTACGGATGGCAAAACGCTTCACCTCACCACAGTGGTAGGACTAGTCCAGGGGCAAAAAGCAAAAATCATCCTAGGTAATGAAGCGCCGGAAGTGACCATTAGTAATGTTGACACCCAAAACAAAACGATTTCCATAGAGGAAACTCTACCCTCCATACCCGAAGGAACCCCTTTAGCTCCTCAGATAGTTGCTGTTGATACCAAGGGCTCGATTAAGGTAGATGGGAAAGCCCAGGTTTCTGGCGGCACCCTTACGGGCTCTGACTCTCTGCTACCCTCTACCGGAGACGAGCTTTTCATGAGAGTTTTCGGCGTAAGTAAGACCACTTTTCAAAATTACTACGGAATCACCAAATCCTTTAACGGGACTCTTAACAATGGGGAGATAAAAGTACTCCAGGGTGAGGTCCACCTTTCCGGTAATGACAGTTTGTGCGGCGAAGGCATCCTGGTCGTCTTTGGCAATCTAACCGTAAATGGCACTTGCCGAAGCGGCTTTAAAGGTTTAATCTACGTCACAGGTGACTACAACCAACAGGGTAACGCTGTTATCCGCGGTGCGATCATAGCAGAAGGCCAGGTAAACAGCAACTGTACCCAAGGCGGGAACCAAGAGTGTCGCACCGACATCACTGGTACCGGTCAGGAAGAACCTAAGGTGTTCTACGATCCGCTCGTTCTTGCCAAATTTCGTAGCGAAAGCTTAAATCTCACTCCCCTTTCTGGAACCTGGAGGCGGCTGTGA